A genomic region of Mesobacillus jeotgali contains the following coding sequences:
- a CDS encoding sigma-70 family RNA polymerase sigma factor, whose amino-acid sequence MSIDKLRKVEVADDTGVMGHYQSLQRYCRFLTQNSWDGDDLLQEVTVKAIRHYEPYNISSALLKKMAYHQWIDTVRKRSREITGITEDHTSLTQGNVMDTVEMLLAKLTPKQAVILVLKEAFRFQSREIAELMGSTEMAVKAALHRARKRFDREANLRDVAHDLSKDEEEQLSDLLCESLQSEDPTVLLENLSEIPALAASSPEMSLHSRSPLSIYKMAA is encoded by the coding sequence ATGTCGATCGACAAGCTCAGAAAAGTAGAAGTCGCAGATGATACCGGGGTTATGGGCCATTATCAAAGCCTTCAAAGATATTGCCGTTTTTTAACGCAGAACAGCTGGGATGGCGATGATCTTTTGCAGGAAGTGACGGTTAAGGCGATTCGCCATTATGAGCCGTACAATATCAGCTCAGCATTGTTGAAAAAAATGGCTTATCATCAATGGATAGATACAGTCAGGAAGCGCAGCCGCGAGATAACGGGTATTACGGAAGATCATACATCCTTGACTCAAGGTAATGTAATGGATACCGTTGAGATGCTTTTGGCAAAATTGACGCCGAAACAGGCAGTGATTTTGGTCCTGAAGGAAGCTTTCAGATTTCAATCACGGGAAATCGCTGAGCTGATGGGATCAACGGAAATGGCGGTTAAAGCGGCACTTCATCGGGCAAGGAAGCGGTTTGACAGGGAAGCGAACCTTCGTGATGTGGCTCATGATTTGAGCAAGGACGAAGAAGAGCAGTTGTCAGACCTGCTTTGCGAATCGCTGCAATCTGAGGATCCGACCGTTTTACTGGAAAACTTAAGTGAGATTCCTGCACTGGCGGCATCATCTCCGGAAATGTCTCTGCACTCCCGTTCACCTCTCTCTATTTATAAAATGGCTGCGTAA
- the clpP gene encoding ATP-dependent Clp endopeptidase proteolytic subunit ClpP, whose product MSTIPYVIEQSNRGERSYDIYSRLLKDRIIMLGDEINDQVANSVIAQLLFLEADNPEKDISIYINSPGGSTTAGFAIFDTMEYIKPDISTICIGMAASFGAMLLLAGTKGKRFALPNSEIMIHQPLGGARGQATEIEISAKRILKLRDHVNQIISERTGQPVEKIEKDTDRDYFMSAQEALEYGIIDKIITRT is encoded by the coding sequence ATGAGTACGATTCCTTATGTCATAGAACAATCCAACCGGGGAGAGAGGTCATACGATATTTATTCCCGGCTGTTAAAAGACCGCATCATCATGCTTGGAGATGAAATCAATGACCAGGTGGCAAACAGCGTTATTGCTCAGCTGCTATTTCTTGAAGCAGATAATCCTGAAAAGGATATCTCCATCTATATTAATAGTCCTGGAGGCTCAACAACAGCAGGCTTCGCGATTTTTGATACGATGGAATACATCAAGCCCGACATCAGCACAATCTGCATCGGAATGGCCGCATCGTTTGGAGCCATGCTGCTGCTTGCCGGTACAAAAGGGAAACGATTTGCACTGCCAAACAGTGAAATCATGATCCATCAGCCGCTGGGAGGTGCAAGAGGCCAGGCGACAGAGATCGAAATTTCCGCCAAAAGGATCCTGAAGCTTCGCGATCATGTGAATCAGATTATATCCGAAAGAACTGGCCAGCCAGTGGAAAAAATCGAAAAGGACACAGACAGGGATTATTTCATGAGTGCACAGGAAGCTTTGGAGTACGGGATTATTGATAAGATTATTACTCGAACATAG